The proteins below come from a single Methylothermaceae bacteria B42 genomic window:
- a CDS encoding acyl carrier protein, producing the protein MKSYEEILNELFDLIRPMVPNAKELSPEMELVDNLGLDSMKVMNLLQEIEDQFDVSIPLNVLPDVRTVGDLAQKIHQILESE; encoded by the coding sequence ATGAAATCTTACGAAGAAATTCTGAATGAACTATTTGATTTGATTCGCCCCATGGTGCCCAACGCCAAGGAACTTTCTCCCGAGATGGAATTGGTGGATAATTTGGGGCTGGATTCCATGAAGGTTATGAACTTGCTCCAGGAAATCGAAGATCAGTTCGATGTATCCATCCCGCTTAATGTGTTGCCGGATGTTCGGACCGTTGGAGATCTGGCGCAAAAAATCCATCAAATTCTCGAGTCCGAATGA
- a CDS encoding DNA-binding protein yields the protein MTKKQHVATPSTNAIKIQPVQNPKDLNRFIEVPWSIYQNDDLWVPPLKSERRLHLSPKNPYFAHARWQAWIAYLGDRPVGRISAQIDDLYLQRYDQPTGFFGLLESIDDPSVFSLLLEAAESWLRDQGIETIQGPFNLSINQECGLLIEGFDKPPVFMMPHNPPYYARQLEALNYSKAKDLLAFLIDAQIPPPEAGVNLSRKAAQEMHVRPLKRSRLKEEFELLRDIFNDAWADNWGFVPFTKEEFQEIGSTLRFVIDDDFVQIAEYQGEAVGMIIAMPDLNQLIRDLNGKLFPLGWLKLLWRWKTAYPNMGRVPLMGVRSRYRNNLIGAAIAYLLIESLRQPVVRKGIKQMELSWILEDNQRIRGVIESLGGRCYKRYRIYQKSLT from the coding sequence TTGACAAAAAAACAACACGTGGCCACCCCCTCTACTAACGCTATAAAAATCCAGCCAGTCCAAAACCCCAAGGACTTGAATCGTTTTATAGAGGTACCCTGGTCTATCTATCAGAATGATGATCTATGGGTACCACCGCTAAAATCAGAACGGCGCCTCCATTTATCCCCCAAAAATCCCTATTTCGCTCATGCCCGCTGGCAGGCATGGATTGCTTATCTAGGTGATCGACCTGTCGGTAGAATCAGCGCCCAGATTGATGATTTATATTTGCAACGATACGACCAACCCACTGGATTTTTTGGCCTGCTGGAATCCATTGATGACCCATCGGTTTTCTCTTTGTTATTGGAGGCAGCAGAATCCTGGCTACGGGATCAGGGTATTGAAACCATTCAAGGCCCTTTTAATTTATCCATTAATCAGGAATGCGGGTTATTAATAGAAGGCTTCGACAAACCGCCTGTGTTTATGATGCCGCATAACCCGCCCTATTATGCCCGCCAATTAGAAGCATTAAACTATAGCAAGGCCAAAGACTTGCTCGCCTTTCTCATTGACGCACAAATACCTCCTCCAGAAGCTGGGGTCAATCTCAGCCGCAAAGCAGCACAAGAGATGCATGTCCGGCCCTTGAAGCGATCCCGGTTAAAGGAAGAGTTTGAATTACTTAGGGACATCTTCAACGATGCCTGGGCGGATAATTGGGGGTTCGTGCCTTTTACGAAAGAGGAATTTCAGGAGATTGGTTCAACTTTGCGGTTTGTAATTGACGACGATTTTGTCCAGATTGCCGAATACCAAGGGGAGGCTGTGGGGATGATCATAGCCATGCCTGACCTGAATCAGCTGATCCGGGATTTGAACGGCAAGCTCTTCCCGCTTGGATGGCTCAAGCTGTTGTGGCGCTGGAAAACCGCTTACCCTAATATGGGCCGGGTTCCATTGATGGGCGTTCGAAGCCGCTATCGCAACAATCTCATAGGAGCTGCCATCGCTTACCTGTTAATTGAGTCCCTGCGCCAGCCGGTTGTCCGTAAAGGCATTAAACAAATGGAGTTATCCTGGATTCTGGAAGATAATCAACGCATCCGGGGCGTTATAGAAAGCTTGGGCGGGCGCTGTTATAAACGCTATCGGATCTACCAAAAATCCTTAACCTGA
- a CDS encoding dihydrolipoamide dehydrogenase (E3 component of pyruvate and 2-oxoglutarate dehydrogenase complex; catalyzes the oxidation of dihydrolipoamide to lipoamide), whose translation MTVQTEVLVLGGGPGGYTAAFRAADLGKKVTLVERYPVLGGVCLNVGCIPSKALLHMAQVIYDARESAGKGIVFSEPDIDLAKLRQWKERVIKTLNKGLAGLAQQRNVAVIYGTGRFTSSNTLEVGGDNGSQTIQFEQAIIAAGSRPVKLPGWPEDPRIMDSTGALALEEIPQSLLVVGGGVIGMEMACVYHALGAKISVVELTDQLLPGADPDLVKPLHQTVSKRYESIWLGTKVTELEFQKKGVKVSLEGKDAPQSQVFDRVLVAVGRRPNSDQLNLEAAGVTTDERGFITVDDKQRTNIPHIYAIGDIVGNPMLAHKASYEGKIAAEVICGEPAAFQALAIPAVAYTDPEVAWMGKTETELKQEGIEYDKGVFPWAASGRALTLGRRDGMTKLLSDKKTGRILGAGIVGPHAGELIAETVLALEMGADAEDIALTIHPHPSLSETIMFAAEIIDGSITDLYLGKS comes from the coding sequence ATGACGGTACAGACTGAAGTTTTAGTGTTGGGGGGTGGCCCCGGCGGTTATACGGCGGCCTTCAGAGCGGCGGATTTGGGTAAAAAGGTGACATTGGTAGAGCGCTATCCGGTCTTGGGGGGCGTTTGTTTGAATGTGGGATGTATTCCTTCCAAGGCGTTGTTGCACATGGCGCAAGTCATTTACGATGCCCGTGAGAGCGCTGGTAAGGGCATTGTTTTTTCCGAACCTGACATCGATCTGGCCAAGCTCCGTCAATGGAAAGAGCGGGTGATCAAAACCTTGAATAAAGGCCTGGCGGGGCTGGCCCAGCAACGTAATGTGGCAGTGATTTATGGCACTGGCCGCTTTACTTCCAGCAACACGCTTGAGGTAGGTGGCGACAACGGCAGTCAAACCATTCAATTTGAACAGGCGATCATTGCCGCCGGTTCCCGGCCGGTGAAGCTGCCAGGATGGCCGGAGGATCCCAGGATTATGGATTCCACCGGAGCGCTGGCGTTGGAAGAGATCCCGCAGTCGCTGTTGGTGGTCGGCGGCGGCGTCATTGGCATGGAGATGGCCTGTGTCTATCATGCCCTTGGCGCCAAAATCAGCGTCGTGGAATTGACCGATCAGCTTTTGCCCGGCGCGGATCCCGATTTGGTCAAGCCGTTGCATCAAACCGTTTCCAAGCGTTACGAATCCATTTGGCTTGGCACCAAAGTGACCGAACTGGAGTTTCAGAAGAAGGGAGTCAAAGTCAGCCTGGAAGGCAAAGACGCTCCGCAGTCGCAAGTGTTTGACCGGGTATTGGTAGCGGTGGGCAGACGTCCCAATAGCGACCAGTTGAATCTTGAAGCGGCAGGTGTGACTACGGATGAGCGCGGCTTCATCACCGTTGATGACAAGCAGCGTACCAACATACCCCATATCTATGCCATTGGCGATATTGTCGGTAATCCCATGTTGGCCCACAAGGCCAGTTATGAGGGGAAAATCGCGGCGGAAGTTATTTGCGGGGAGCCTGCCGCATTTCAGGCGCTGGCAATCCCGGCGGTGGCTTATACCGATCCCGAGGTGGCCTGGATGGGCAAAACTGAAACAGAGCTAAAACAAGAAGGTATCGAATACGATAAGGGCGTGTTCCCTTGGGCTGCCAGCGGCAGGGCTTTAACCTTGGGCCGCCGCGATGGTATGACGAAACTGCTGAGCGACAAGAAAACCGGCCGGATCTTGGGTGCGGGTATCGTCGGTCCCCACGCTGGTGAATTAATTGCAGAGACGGTATTGGCTCTGGAAATGGGAGCCGATGCGGAGGATATCGCTTTGACCATCCATCCTCACCCAAGCCTGTCTGAAACAATCATGTTTGCGGCGGAAATCATTGACGGTTCCATTACCGACCTTTATCTTGGTAAAAGTTAA
- a CDS encoding branched-chain alpha-keto acid dehydrogenase subunit E2, with protein sequence MSQEKEIVVPPLGDIDEVDVIEVLVQPGDKVEKDAPLITLESDKATMEVPSPDAGTVTAVLVKVGDKVKEGSPIAKLEVAEGSAEAEARAPAKETPPLVEEKAPQPEQPPASASPSVPASEAAPSPPVAEEATGQLPYASPSVRKLARKLGVDLHQVKGRGPKGRILREDVEAFVKARLQGAPAGGGVSLPPIPEIDFSKFGPVETQPLSRIKRRSGPHLLRAWQSAPQVTQHHEVDITDLEEFRKSLKAESERRSVKITPLAFVLKVLPALLRQFPSFNASLAPDGESLILKQYFHIGVAVATPDGLVVPVIRDVDKKGVWQLAEELAEVSARARAGKLKPDDLQGGCFSVSSLGGIGGSFFTPIVNVPEVAILGLSRAKMQPHWNGNEFIPRLILPISLSYDHRVIDGAEGAQFVVRFGELLGDLRRLVL encoded by the coding sequence GTGAGCCAGGAGAAGGAAATAGTCGTTCCGCCATTGGGGGATATCGATGAGGTGGATGTCATCGAGGTTTTGGTGCAACCGGGGGATAAGGTCGAAAAAGACGCGCCTCTGATTACGTTGGAGAGCGACAAGGCAACCATGGAAGTGCCATCGCCTGACGCCGGAACTGTGACAGCAGTTTTGGTTAAAGTGGGAGACAAGGTCAAAGAAGGCTCGCCCATTGCCAAGCTTGAAGTGGCAGAAGGATCCGCCGAGGCTGAAGCCCGGGCGCCTGCGAAAGAAACGCCACCGCTGGTGGAAGAGAAAGCGCCGCAACCAGAACAACCTCCAGCATCCGCTTCCCCATCGGTTCCTGCATCAGAAGCAGCCCCTTCACCTCCGGTGGCGGAAGAGGCCACGGGCCAATTACCCTATGCCAGTCCCTCGGTGAGGAAATTAGCCCGAAAATTAGGCGTGGATTTACATCAAGTCAAAGGCAGAGGGCCCAAAGGCCGGATTCTGCGGGAAGATGTGGAAGCGTTTGTCAAAGCCCGACTGCAGGGCGCGCCGGCAGGTGGCGGGGTTTCGCTGCCCCCGATTCCGGAAATCGATTTTTCCAAATTCGGGCCGGTGGAAACCCAGCCCTTGTCGCGGATCAAGCGCCGCTCCGGGCCGCATTTGCTCAGAGCATGGCAAAGTGCGCCTCAGGTTACCCAGCATCACGAAGTGGATATCACTGATCTGGAAGAATTCAGAAAAAGCCTGAAAGCCGAGTCCGAGCGGCGCAGCGTCAAGATTACCCCTTTGGCGTTCGTGCTCAAGGTTTTACCAGCATTGCTGCGGCAATTCCCTTCCTTTAACGCTTCTTTGGCGCCCGACGGGGAGTCTTTGATCCTGAAACAATATTTTCATATCGGCGTGGCGGTGGCGACGCCGGATGGGTTGGTGGTGCCGGTTATCCGGGATGTGGACAAGAAAGGTGTGTGGCAATTGGCCGAGGAGTTGGCTGAAGTCAGCGCCCGGGCCCGGGCGGGTAAACTCAAACCGGATGATCTCCAAGGCGGATGTTTTTCCGTGTCCAGTCTGGGCGGTATTGGTGGCAGCTTTTTTACTCCTATTGTCAATGTGCCAGAGGTGGCCATTCTCGGCCTGTCCCGGGCCAAGATGCAGCCCCACTGGAATGGCAATGAATTTATTCCGCGATTGATCTTGCCCATTTCGCTTTCCTACGATCACCGGGTGATAGATGGCGCGGAAGGGGCCCAGTTTGTGGTCAGATTCGGAGAATTGTTGGGCGATTTGCGGCGCTTGGTGTTGTAA
- the aceE gene encoding pyruvate dehydrogenase (E1 component; part of pyruvate dehydrogenase; forms a complex with DlaT and LpdC): protein MDALQSVIQAQGPERAHYLIERLIDKARRSGINIPYSANTAYINTIPPHLEKRCPGDSAIERKIRSYIRWNAMAMVVQANRRSTEYGGHIATFASAATLYEVGFNHFFRAPNKDFGGDLVFFQGHASPGMYARAFLEGRLTEEHLQNFRREVAGKGLSSYPHPWLMPDFWQFPTVSMGLGPLMAIYQARFMRYLHDRGLADTEGRKVWCFCGDGEMDEPESVGALSLAGRERLDNLIFVINCNLQRLDGPVRGDGKIIQELEGLFRGAGWNVIKVIWGSRWDPLLAQDSKGLLKKRMEEVVDGEYQTYKAKDGAYVRKHFFGKYPELLEMVANMSDEEIFRLDRGGHDPHKVHAAYAAAVEHTGQPTVILAKTIKGYGMAEAGEGRMGAHQQKKLEEKALRKFRDRFDIPIPDDKLAEAPFYKPADDSPEIEYLHERRRALGGYLPQRRRQSKPLPKPEPKAFDFAFQGTGEREMSTTMVFVRILAGLMRDKKLGKHVVPIVPDEARTFGMEGLFRQYGIYSHVGQLYEPEDAGQINYYREDKQGQILEEGICEAGAMSDWIAASTAYSNHDLAMVPFYIYYSMFGYQRVGDLCWAAGDMQARGFLMGGTAGRTTLAGEGLQHQDGHNLLFFSAVPNCVTYDPCFGYELAVIIRDGMRRMMEEGENVYYYLTVMNENYTHPAMPDGVEEGILRGIYRFSSEGKKSQIQLLGSGTILREVIAAADLLKTDFNVSADVWSVTSFSELHRDGMECARWNGLHPEEKPKQNYVSSVLDSTQGPIVAATDYVRTHADQIRPYISKPYYVLGTDGYGRSDVRKELRRFFEVDRYSIAVAALKALADEGTVKPKQVNEAIAKYGINPEKPFPPTV from the coding sequence ATGGATGCATTGCAATCGGTAATCCAGGCCCAAGGCCCCGAGCGTGCCCACTATTTGATTGAGCGCTTGATTGACAAAGCCCGGCGTTCCGGAATTAATATTCCCTATTCCGCCAATACCGCTTACATCAACACCATTCCTCCCCATCTCGAGAAACGCTGTCCCGGTGACAGCGCGATTGAACGCAAAATCCGTTCCTATATACGCTGGAACGCCATGGCCATGGTGGTGCAAGCCAACCGCAGATCCACCGAATATGGCGGGCATATTGCCACCTTTGCTTCCGCGGCGACTCTGTACGAGGTGGGGTTCAATCATTTTTTTCGCGCGCCCAATAAAGACTTTGGCGGCGATTTGGTGTTTTTCCAGGGCCATGCTTCCCCTGGCATGTATGCCCGCGCCTTTCTTGAAGGCCGGTTGACAGAAGAGCATCTGCAAAATTTCCGTCGTGAAGTAGCGGGCAAGGGATTGTCATCCTATCCTCACCCCTGGTTGATGCCGGATTTCTGGCAATTTCCCACGGTTTCCATGGGGCTGGGGCCGTTAATGGCCATTTATCAAGCGCGTTTCATGCGCTATCTCCACGACCGAGGTTTGGCGGATACCGAGGGCCGCAAGGTCTGGTGTTTCTGCGGCGACGGGGAAATGGATGAACCAGAGTCGGTGGGCGCATTGTCCCTGGCAGGCCGGGAACGGTTGGATAACCTGATTTTTGTGATTAATTGCAATCTCCAGCGACTTGATGGCCCTGTGCGGGGGGATGGCAAAATCATTCAGGAACTGGAAGGACTGTTCCGCGGGGCGGGCTGGAATGTGATCAAAGTTATCTGGGGTTCCCGCTGGGATCCCTTGCTGGCCCAGGACAGCAAAGGTTTGCTTAAAAAGCGCATGGAAGAAGTCGTCGATGGCGAATACCAAACCTACAAAGCCAAAGACGGTGCTTACGTACGCAAGCACTTTTTCGGTAAATATCCGGAACTTCTGGAAATGGTGGCCAATATGTCGGACGAGGAGATTTTCCGCTTGGACAGGGGTGGCCACGATCCTCACAAAGTTCATGCCGCCTATGCCGCGGCGGTGGAGCACACCGGGCAGCCGACCGTCATTCTGGCCAAAACCATTAAGGGTTACGGCATGGCCGAAGCGGGTGAAGGCAGAATGGGCGCCCATCAGCAGAAAAAACTGGAAGAGAAAGCCCTGCGCAAATTCCGCGACCGCTTTGATATTCCCATTCCCGATGACAAACTGGCCGAAGCGCCTTTTTACAAACCGGCGGATGACAGTCCCGAAATTGAATATCTGCACGAGCGCCGCCGTGCCCTGGGGGGATATCTGCCCCAGCGGCGGCGCCAGTCCAAACCGTTGCCGAAGCCTGAACCCAAGGCATTCGACTTTGCCTTCCAAGGGACCGGGGAGCGGGAGATGTCCACCACCATGGTATTCGTCCGGATTTTGGCGGGGTTGATGCGGGATAAAAAATTGGGCAAACACGTGGTTCCCATTGTTCCGGACGAGGCCCGGACATTCGGCATGGAAGGGCTGTTCCGCCAATACGGAATTTATTCCCATGTGGGGCAACTGTACGAGCCGGAAGATGCTGGCCAGATCAATTACTACCGCGAAGACAAGCAGGGGCAGATTTTGGAGGAAGGCATCTGCGAAGCCGGCGCCATGAGTGACTGGATCGCCGCCAGTACAGCTTACAGCAATCATGATCTGGCGATGGTGCCTTTCTATATCTACTACTCCATGTTCGGATATCAGCGTGTGGGTGACTTATGCTGGGCGGCAGGGGATATGCAGGCGCGGGGGTTTCTCATGGGCGGCACCGCTGGGCGGACGACATTGGCCGGAGAAGGCTTGCAACACCAAGATGGCCACAACCTGTTGTTTTTTTCAGCGGTGCCTAACTGCGTCACCTACGATCCCTGTTTTGGTTACGAACTGGCTGTGATTATCCGCGACGGCATGCGGCGGATGATGGAGGAAGGGGAAAATGTTTACTATTACCTGACCGTCATGAATGAAAATTACACCCATCCGGCCATGCCGGATGGCGTGGAAGAGGGGATTTTGCGGGGAATTTACCGGTTTTCGAGTGAAGGCAAAAAGTCCCAAATCCAACTGTTGGGAAGCGGTACTATCCTGCGGGAAGTGATTGCCGCCGCGGATCTTTTGAAGACGGATTTCAACGTGTCGGCGGATGTGTGGAGTGTTACCAGTTTTAGCGAGCTGCACCGCGATGGCATGGAATGTGCTCGTTGGAATGGGCTTCATCCTGAGGAAAAGCCAAAGCAAAACTATGTCTCTTCGGTACTGGATTCAACCCAAGGGCCAATCGTGGCGGCGACGGATTATGTCCGCACCCACGCGGATCAGATAAGGCCTTATATTTCCAAGCCTTATTACGTCCTGGGGACCGATGGCTATGGACGCAGCGACGTGCGGAAAGAGCTCAGACGCTTTTTTGAAGTGGACCGCTATTCCATTGCCGTGGCCGCGCTTAAAGCCTTGGCGGATGAGGGAACGGTGAAACCAAAGCAGGTCAATGAGGCAATTGCCAAATACGGCATTAATCCGGAAAAGCCTTTTCCGCCAACGGTTTAA
- a CDS encoding cyclic pyranopterin phosphate synthase MoaA (together with moaC, is involved in the conversion of a guanosine derivative (GXP) into molybdopterin precursor Z) yields MHEVDVLNPTGALIDRFGRKITYLRISITDRCDLRCLYCMDEKMTFLRRAQILSLEEIHWIAKAFVDLGVEKIRITGGEPLVRRGALGLIEQLGKLPLKELVMTTNGTRLAECAGRLKAAGVSRLNISLDSLQPARFREMTRVGRLERVLEGIEAARGEGFERIKLNTVILKGFNHDEAVDLVHFAIDRQLDISFIEEMPLGAVASHDRAHAYYSSDQIKQDLEQVFTLLPSPVRTGGPSRYFSVAGSETKVGFISPHSHNFCGDCNRVRLTVEGRLLLCLGNEHSVDLKQVIRRYPGDEGKLRQAIVAAMAIKPEKHYFDLQEKPVILRHMNMTGG; encoded by the coding sequence TTGCATGAGGTTGATGTTTTGAATCCCACCGGCGCACTGATCGACCGCTTCGGCCGCAAGATTACTTATTTGCGGATTTCAATCACCGACCGCTGCGATTTGCGTTGTCTGTATTGCATGGATGAGAAGATGACGTTTCTCCGCCGGGCGCAAATCCTGTCTCTGGAAGAAATCCACTGGATTGCCAAGGCTTTTGTCGATCTCGGCGTGGAGAAAATCCGTATCACCGGCGGCGAGCCTTTGGTGCGGCGCGGTGCTTTGGGCTTGATTGAGCAATTGGGGAAATTACCACTGAAGGAGTTGGTGATGACCACCAATGGCACCCGTTTGGCGGAATGTGCCGGTCGTTTGAAGGCAGCGGGCGTTTCCCGCTTAAACATCAGCCTGGACAGCTTGCAACCGGCGCGCTTTCGGGAAATGACCCGGGTAGGACGGCTGGAACGAGTGCTGGAGGGTATCGAGGCGGCCCGTGGCGAAGGTTTTGAGCGTATCAAACTGAATACCGTGATTCTCAAGGGATTCAATCACGATGAAGCGGTAGATTTAGTCCATTTTGCCATAGACCGGCAACTGGATATCAGCTTTATTGAAGAAATGCCGTTGGGCGCTGTGGCCAGTCACGACCGCGCTCATGCCTACTATTCTTCCGATCAGATCAAGCAGGATTTGGAGCAAGTATTCACTCTGCTGCCAAGCCCAGTCCGCACGGGTGGCCCTTCCCGTTATTTCAGTGTTGCAGGTTCAGAAACCAAAGTGGGTTTTATTTCACCCCATAGCCATAATTTCTGCGGTGACTGCAACCGGGTGCGGCTGACCGTGGAGGGCCGGCTACTGTTATGCCTTGGCAATGAACATTCCGTGGACCTCAAGCAAGTCATTCGGCGTTATCCGGGGGATGAAGGCAAATTGCGCCAAGCCATTGTGGCGGCAATGGCAATCAAGCCGGAAAAACATTATTTCGATTTACAAGAAAAGCCGGTAATCTTGCGGCATATGAACATGACCGGAGGATGA
- a CDS encoding ATPase: MTSLSRESIENALKTYCDPHLDSDLVSAGAVQSIQIEDGRASIEIILGFPARGYIPQLVTTLTEKLRAVSGLEAVDIQVRTEITARAVQQGQKPLPGIKNIIAVASGKGGVGKSTVAANLALALSQEGAQVGVLDADIYGPSIPRMLGVSGQPETKDGQLIEPKQSYDLQIMSIGFLVEEDTPMIWRGPMATSALQQLLTQTHWQDVDYLIVDLPPGTGDIQLTLTQQIPVSGALIVTTPQDIALLDAMKGLKMFEKVNVPVLGIVENMSLHICSQCGHEEPIFGSGGGGKLAEKYDVPLLGSLPLDISIRENADSGHPSVIYEPDSRIAQIYKEIARKAAAKLARRPKDFAAKFPKIVVEND; the protein is encoded by the coding sequence ATGACATCTCTTTCCCGAGAAAGCATCGAAAATGCGCTCAAAACCTATTGTGATCCTCACTTGGATTCGGACCTGGTGAGCGCGGGTGCAGTCCAGTCAATCCAAATCGAGGATGGCCGGGCGTCCATCGAAATCATCCTGGGTTTTCCCGCTCGAGGCTATATTCCCCAGCTGGTTACCACACTAACAGAGAAACTCCGCGCTGTTTCCGGGCTGGAAGCGGTGGATATTCAGGTTCGAACGGAAATCACTGCCCGTGCCGTACAGCAAGGCCAAAAACCGCTACCCGGCATCAAAAATATCATCGCCGTCGCTTCAGGCAAAGGCGGGGTGGGAAAATCCACCGTCGCCGCCAATCTCGCTCTGGCGTTGTCTCAGGAAGGTGCCCAGGTGGGCGTGCTTGATGCCGATATCTATGGCCCCAGTATTCCGCGGATGCTGGGAGTCAGCGGTCAACCGGAAACCAAGGACGGCCAGCTTATCGAACCCAAACAATCCTACGATCTGCAAATCATGTCCATCGGCTTCCTGGTGGAAGAAGATACCCCCATGATTTGGCGCGGCCCCATGGCCACCAGCGCCCTACAGCAATTGCTGACCCAGACCCATTGGCAGGATGTGGATTACCTGATTGTCGATCTGCCTCCCGGCACCGGCGACATCCAGCTCACCCTCACCCAGCAGATTCCTGTCTCCGGCGCCTTGATTGTCACCACCCCCCAGGACATCGCCTTGCTGGACGCGATGAAAGGGTTGAAAATGTTCGAGAAGGTCAACGTCCCGGTTCTGGGCATCGTCGAAAATATGAGCCTGCATATTTGCAGCCAGTGCGGTCACGAAGAACCCATCTTTGGCAGCGGCGGGGGGGGAAAGCTGGCTGAAAAATACGACGTTCCTCTGCTGGGCTCCCTGCCTTTGGACATCAGCATCCGTGAGAATGCCGATAGCGGCCATCCCAGCGTTATTTATGAGCCCGACAGCCGGATTGCGCAAATCTATAAAGAAATCGCCCGCAAAGCGGCCGCGAAACTGGCGCGGCGTCCCAAGGACTTTGCCGCCAAATTCCCGAAAATCGTGGTGGAGAACGACTGA
- the dcd gene encoding dCTP deaminase (Catalyzes the formation of dUTP from dCTP in thymidylate biosynthesis), translated as MAIKSDRWIRQMAEEHGMIEPFEARQIAEVNGERVISFGTSSYGYDIRCSDEFKIFTNINSAIVDPKNFDADSFVDVKSDVCIIPPNSFALARTVEFFRIPRDVLTICLGKSTYARCGIIVNVTPLEPEWEGHVTLEFSNTTPLPAKIYANEGVAQVLFLGADEVCETSYRDRGGKYQGQTGVTLPKA; from the coding sequence ATGGCCATCAAATCCGACCGCTGGATCCGCCAAATGGCGGAAGAACACGGCATGATCGAACCTTTCGAAGCCCGTCAAATCGCAGAAGTCAACGGCGAGCGGGTAATTTCCTTTGGCACCTCCAGTTACGGTTACGATATCCGCTGTAGCGATGAATTTAAAATCTTCACCAACATCAATTCGGCGATTGTAGATCCCAAAAACTTTGACGCCGACAGCTTTGTGGATGTCAAATCCGACGTCTGCATCATTCCTCCCAATTCCTTCGCCCTGGCGCGCACGGTGGAATTCTTCCGCATTCCCAGGGACGTATTGACCATCTGCCTGGGCAAATCCACCTATGCCCGCTGTGGAATTATCGTCAACGTCACCCCCTTGGAGCCGGAGTGGGAAGGCCACGTCACCCTGGAATTTTCCAACACTACCCCGCTGCCGGCGAAAATTTACGCCAATGAAGGGGTTGCCCAAGTGCTGTTTCTGGGAGCGGATGAAGTCTGCGAAACCTCATACCGCGACCGGGGCGGGAAATACCAGGGACAAACCGGCGTGACCCTTCCCAAAGCCTGA
- a CDS encoding oxidoreductase, which yields MNTILITGCSSGIGYVTAKGLKERGYRVFASARKAEDVERLKQEGFEAVQLDLDDSESIQKAVNQVLEWTGGTLDALFNNGAWGQIGAVEDLSREVLKAQFETNFFGTHELTNLILPVMRKQGYGRILYNSSVLGFVALPFRGAYNASKFALEGLVDTLRLELYKTKIYPVLIEPGPILSKFRENAYHKFKQNIDAQHSPYRELYKKMEQRLATEGPVVPFTLPAEAVLQKVIYALESPRPKIRYYVTFPTYLFAFLRRILPFRLLDWVLRKV from the coding sequence ATCAATACCATTCTTATCACCGGCTGCTCCAGCGGCATTGGCTATGTCACGGCTAAAGGGCTGAAAGAGCGGGGCTACCGGGTCTTCGCCTCGGCCAGAAAGGCCGAAGATGTAGAACGCTTAAAACAAGAAGGCTTTGAAGCCGTGCAACTGGATTTGGACGACAGTGAAAGCATCCAAAAAGCCGTTAATCAAGTATTAGAATGGACCGGCGGCACCCTGGACGCCCTGTTCAACAACGGCGCCTGGGGCCAAATCGGCGCGGTGGAAGACCTGAGCCGGGAAGTACTCAAAGCCCAATTTGAAACCAACTTCTTCGGCACCCACGAACTCACCAATTTGATTTTGCCGGTCATGCGCAAACAAGGTTACGGCCGGATTTTATATAATAGCTCGGTCCTTGGATTCGTCGCCCTCCCCTTCCGCGGCGCCTACAACGCCAGTAAATTCGCCCTCGAAGGATTGGTGGACACGCTGCGCCTGGAACTTTACAAAACCAAAATCTATCCGGTGTTGATCGAACCCGGCCCCATCCTATCCAAATTCCGGGAAAACGCCTACCACAAGTTCAAACAAAACATCGACGCCCAGCACAGCCCCTACCGGGAACTCTATAAAAAAATGGAACAACGCCTGGCCACCGAAGGCCCCGTTGTGCCCTTTACCCTTCCTGCTGAAGCCGTGCTGCAAAAAGTCATTTACGCCTTGGAGTCCCCCCGCCCCAAAATCCGATACTACGTCACCTTTCCGACCTATCTATTCGCCTTCCTGCGGCGGATTTTGCCTTTCCGATTACTGGATTGGGTGTTGCGCAAAGTTTGA